Proteins encoded together in one Peribacillus asahii window:
- the fahA gene encoding fumarylacetoacetase, giving the protein MKYSFIETKQDSHFPIQNLPYGIFQPMDKEPRAGTAIGDYVLDLSVMDEAGLLNGTGAENKNIFNDSSLNKFMALGRPVWTAVRTKLQHLLDANTPNLRDNESLRAKAFYRLTDVKMLLPAKIGDYTDFYASKEHATNVGTMFRGKDHALMPNWTYIPVGYHGRASSIVPSGTKIRRPFGQRKSKSTDQPVFSPSVQLDFELEIGWFIGPGNDLGKPIPVDQVEDHVFGLVLVNDWSARDIQAWEYQPLGPFLAKNFATSISPWVVPLEALEPFREAGPIQDPAPFSYLQQTKNGAFNIELDVYLRPENQQEETKITQTNFNYMYWSIAQQVAHHTITGCNMRPGDMHASGTISGPERSERGSMLELTWRGAESIQLNSGEKRVWIEDGDELIIRGSCRGDGYQIGFGEVRGTILPAFSETEILGTKKYRGKNKA; this is encoded by the coding sequence ATGAAATATTCTTTTATCGAGACCAAACAGGATTCACATTTTCCCATTCAAAACTTGCCATATGGAATTTTTCAGCCGATGGATAAAGAGCCGCGTGCCGGTACAGCCATTGGTGATTATGTTCTTGATTTATCTGTGATGGACGAAGCAGGATTATTAAATGGAACTGGAGCAGAGAACAAAAATATCTTTAATGATTCGTCGCTTAATAAATTTATGGCTCTTGGCCGTCCGGTCTGGACAGCTGTACGTACGAAACTTCAGCACCTTTTAGATGCAAACACACCAAATTTAAGAGATAACGAATCGCTGCGTGCAAAAGCATTTTATCGATTGACTGATGTCAAGATGCTTCTACCAGCCAAAATTGGGGACTACACGGACTTTTATGCATCAAAAGAGCATGCAACAAATGTCGGCACTATGTTTAGAGGTAAAGATCATGCGCTTATGCCAAATTGGACCTATATCCCAGTTGGTTATCACGGACGAGCCAGCTCTATTGTCCCAAGTGGCACAAAGATTCGGCGTCCATTTGGACAACGCAAGTCAAAAAGCACAGATCAGCCCGTATTTAGCCCATCTGTTCAGCTTGATTTTGAACTGGAAATTGGATGGTTCATTGGTCCGGGCAACGACCTTGGCAAACCGATACCAGTTGATCAGGTTGAAGATCATGTTTTCGGACTCGTGCTTGTCAATGACTGGAGCGCCCGTGATATTCAAGCGTGGGAATATCAGCCGCTTGGCCCTTTCCTAGCAAAAAATTTTGCAACATCCATTTCACCATGGGTTGTTCCGCTTGAAGCATTAGAACCATTTCGCGAAGCTGGACCAATCCAGGATCCGGCGCCATTTTCATACTTACAGCAAACAAAAAACGGAGCATTTAATATTGAACTTGATGTATATTTGAGACCAGAAAACCAGCAAGAAGAAACAAAAATCACTCAAACGAATTTCAATTATATGTATTGGTCCATTGCTCAACAAGTCGCCCATCATACGATTACAGGCTGCAATATGCGCCCCGGTGATATGCACGCATCTGGTACAATCAGCGGACCGGAACGAAGTGAACGCGGAAGTATGCTTGAACTTACTTGGCGCGGAGCAGAGTCCATTCAACTCAATAGTGGTGAAAAGCGCGTTTGGATTGAAGACGGCGATGAACTGATCATTCGCGGCTCTTGCCGGGGAGATGGCTACCAGATTGGGTTTGGCGAAGTGCGCGGTACCATCTTACCAGCCTTTTCAGAAACAGAGATTTTAGGGACAAAAAAGTACAGAGGTAAAAACAAAGCGTGA